The proteins below come from a single Zhouia spongiae genomic window:
- a CDS encoding xanthine dehydrogenase family protein molybdopterin-binding subunit, with product MTLIKTTYGRRSFLKTSALAGGGIMIGFSWLASCKPTPEQVLNMPEEWFEINGFLKIGDNGMVTIMSPNPEIGQNVKTSMPMIIAEELDADWKDVIVEQAPLNTAIFTRQLAGGSQSIRQGWDGLRMAGATARHVLKEAAAQAWNVPVDEITTEAGVLYHKAGGKSAGYGEMASAAVTIPVPEEVELKDVKDFKIIRTSKRNVDAQNIITGKPLFGLDYKKEGMFIAMIVHPPAFGLRLKSFDDTDARQMPGIRDVFTIDTYEEGTARRWCDVDSYPNLLVVVGNTTWEVLQAKKALKVEWEPFEDYGYDVFDWTEQNTSKQSVPAGAESTADHMERMKAASTKEARVVRKDGNPEQAFKNADQVIERVFTAPFLAHNTMEPMNFFADVTESEAVLVGPIQTPEYMEKSVSDRLGLPLDKIDIQMTRQGGGFGRRLYGHFLVEAAVISQKVKAPVKLVYTREDDMSFGIYRPAYYVTYKAALDKDKNLTGFHINSGGIPESALFANRFPAGAVDNYLAESWTVPSNISVGAWRAPSSNFIAGAEQSFLDEVAEAAGKDPIDFRLELFERAKSNPVGERNDYDAERYAGVLKLVREKSGWNGSDANRHRGVAAYYCHNSYVANVLDIEMDGDHPVVKKVYCAVDCGIVVNPIAATNMIEGGTVDGIGHALYSRITFEKGAPQQHNFDTYRLIRHREAPKNVEVHFVASDVHPTGLGEPPLPPVIGALANALYKASGRRYYHQPFMYNKPEIS from the coding sequence ATGACACTTATAAAAACAACATACGGCAGAAGATCTTTTCTAAAGACCTCTGCTTTGGCCGGAGGAGGTATAATGATTGGATTTAGTTGGCTCGCATCGTGTAAACCAACTCCGGAGCAGGTTCTTAATATGCCGGAGGAATGGTTTGAAATTAATGGTTTTTTGAAGATAGGCGATAACGGAATGGTGACAATTATGTCTCCAAATCCTGAAATAGGACAGAATGTAAAAACCTCTATGCCTATGATTATAGCAGAAGAATTAGATGCCGACTGGAAAGATGTGATTGTAGAGCAGGCTCCGCTTAATACCGCTATATTCACACGTCAACTGGCAGGAGGAAGTCAATCGATACGTCAGGGATGGGACGGATTGCGTATGGCAGGTGCTACTGCCCGGCACGTACTAAAAGAAGCTGCTGCTCAGGCCTGGAATGTTCCCGTTGATGAAATAACTACAGAAGCGGGGGTTTTATACCATAAGGCCGGCGGAAAATCGGCAGGTTATGGCGAAATGGCCTCTGCTGCCGTTACAATTCCTGTTCCGGAAGAAGTCGAATTAAAAGATGTAAAAGATTTTAAAATCATACGTACCTCAAAGAGGAATGTCGATGCCCAAAATATTATTACCGGAAAACCTTTGTTTGGCCTCGATTATAAAAAAGAGGGGATGTTCATCGCTATGATCGTTCATCCTCCTGCTTTCGGATTAAGATTAAAATCTTTCGATGATACTGACGCCAGGCAAATGCCCGGAATCAGGGATGTTTTTACAATAGATACCTATGAAGAAGGAACGGCCAGGCGCTGGTGTGATGTTGACTCTTATCCTAACTTATTGGTGGTAGTAGGTAATACCACCTGGGAAGTATTGCAGGCTAAAAAGGCTTTGAAGGTAGAATGGGAACCCTTTGAAGACTATGGGTATGATGTATTTGACTGGACGGAACAGAATACTTCTAAGCAAAGTGTTCCTGCCGGGGCCGAAAGTACTGCCGACCATATGGAACGAATGAAAGCAGCATCAACCAAAGAAGCAAGAGTAGTTCGTAAAGACGGGAATCCGGAACAGGCTTTTAAAAATGCCGACCAGGTTATAGAACGTGTGTTTACAGCACCGTTTTTGGCACATAATACAATGGAACCCATGAACTTCTTTGCAGATGTAACCGAGAGCGAAGCAGTTTTGGTGGGCCCTATACAAACACCGGAATACATGGAGAAATCTGTATCAGACCGTTTAGGACTTCCCTTAGACAAGATCGATATACAGATGACCCGTCAGGGAGGCGGGTTCGGAAGGCGTCTCTATGGGCATTTTCTGGTGGAGGCGGCTGTTATTTCCCAAAAGGTAAAGGCGCCGGTTAAACTAGTGTATACACGCGAAGACGATATGAGTTTTGGTATCTACCGTCCCGCATATTATGTAACCTACAAGGCTGCTTTGGATAAGGATAAAAACCTGACAGGCTTTCATATCAACTCCGGAGGAATTCCGGAAAGTGCGTTATTTGCCAACAGGTTTCCGGCCGGGGCTGTAGACAATTACCTGGCCGAATCGTGGACTGTACCATCGAATATTAGCGTTGGTGCCTGGAGAGCGCCCAGTTCTAATTTTATAGCAGGTGCAGAACAATCATTTCTGGATGAAGTGGCAGAAGCGGCCGGAAAAGATCCGATAGATTTCCGGTTGGAACTTTTTGAAAGGGCCAAGAGCAATCCTGTCGGTGAACGAAATGATTACGATGCCGAGCGTTATGCAGGTGTATTAAAACTGGTACGGGAAAAATCCGGGTGGAACGGTAGTGACGCCAACCGGCATAGAGGTGTTGCAGCTTATTATTGTCACAATTCATACGTTGCCAATGTTCTTGATATAGAAATGGATGGAGATCATCCGGTGGTTAAAAAAGTATACTGCGCGGTAGATTGCGGGATTGTGGTAAACCCGATAGCAGCAACAAATATGATAGAGGGGGGTACGGTAGATGGCATAGGGCATGCCCTGTATAGCCGGATCACTTTCGAAAAAGGGGCTCCTCAACAACATAATTTTGATACCTACAGATTGATAAGGCATCGCGAAGCACCAAAAAACGTGGAAGTACATTTTGTAGCTAGTGATGTACACCCTACCGGTCTGGGAGAACCGCCATTGCCTCCGGTGATCGGAGCCCTCGCCAATGCTTTGTATAAAGCATCAGGAAGGCGATATTATCACCAGCCTTTTATGTATAATAAACCGGAAATAAGTTAA
- a CDS encoding Crp/Fnr family transcriptional regulator → MKDKKICLSLFFLEKIAPLSTEFKQFFQEKVSSKLYKKGTVLNESGQLCDTLYFIKKGLIRGYHIIENKEITTWMSTDGELVTSITGFFKNENARENIQTLEDTSVECISYSDLQYGLSIYPEMGTVFTTLLIEYYIHAENRTLLSRIPSAKGRFNYFLETGNKFLLNRAPHKYLASMLNIRPETFSRILKDFLLVEEEP, encoded by the coding sequence ATGAAGGACAAAAAGATCTGTTTGAGTTTATTCTTTCTGGAAAAAATAGCACCATTATCAACAGAATTCAAACAGTTTTTTCAGGAAAAGGTCAGCAGTAAATTATATAAAAAAGGAACCGTATTAAATGAAAGCGGACAACTTTGTGACACTTTGTATTTTATAAAAAAAGGACTGATCAGAGGGTATCACATTATTGAAAACAAGGAAATTACTACCTGGATGAGTACCGATGGCGAATTGGTAACTTCCATAACAGGGTTTTTCAAGAATGAAAACGCCCGCGAAAATATTCAGACGCTCGAAGATACTTCGGTAGAGTGTATTAGTTACAGCGACCTTCAATATGGGCTTTCAATATACCCTGAAATGGGTACTGTTTTTACAACACTTCTTATAGAGTATTATATTCATGCTGAAAACAGGACATTACTATCGAGAATCCCGTCGGCAAAGGGAAGGTTCAATTATTTTTTAGAAACGGGAAATAAGTTCTTGCTGAACAGAGCCCCTCATAAATACCTGGCATCTATGCTGAACATCCGTCCGGAGACCTTTAGCAGGATATTAAAAGATTTTTTATTGGTGGAGGAGGAACCATAA
- the recQ gene encoding DNA helicase RecQ, with protein MSEPKFQKQLLPTLKKFFGYDSFRGQQQLIIETVLSKNDCMVIMPTGGGKSICFQLPALLFDGVTLVISPLIALMKDQVDGLIANGVKAAYFNSSQTIEEQQHIIDKVADAELKLLYVAPESLPGLENILKETYISCIAIDEAHCISSWGHDFRPSYQQLGFLKKQLPHTPIIALTATADKATRQDILEQIGIPHADSFISSFDRKNIALEIRPADKRSQQIIRFIKKRPHEAGIIYCLSRKSTEQLAETLQNNGISCSAYHAGLSFDERSKVQEDYLFDKVQVICATVAFGMGIDKSNVRWIIHYNMPKNLEGYYQEIGRAGRDGLKAHALLFHSYSDVIQLRKFAEGASNEDVQIAKLDRMKQFTEASSCRRKILLSYFGELLTENCDNCDVCKNPPKFIDGTVIAQKALSTIARVKEDEAIGSIIDILRGARNANILEKQLDKIKTYGIGTDIAWRDWQQYIIQLINQGMCEIAFHEKNNLKLTELSKKVLFNNEKVWLTHPVTIQENVPEKVTKKKKETTANSLYERLRKLRYEISLEENIPAYLIFNDATLKEIERVRPVSEEEFLTINGVGQRKLEVYGDIFISEILDFMGSKIKKPRKTDTHLKTYELYKSGLTIDDIAVKRKLKSTTVYSHIAKLYGDGKDINIYDFITKSEVDAVRKAKGELEAPTALKPYYEYFEAQMDYFKIRLALSVVDKDDE; from the coding sequence ATGTCAGAGCCCAAATTTCAGAAACAATTACTTCCTACATTAAAAAAATTCTTTGGCTACGATAGTTTTCGAGGACAACAACAGCTTATTATCGAAACCGTATTAAGTAAAAACGATTGCATGGTGATTATGCCTACCGGTGGGGGAAAATCTATCTGTTTTCAATTACCGGCACTACTTTTTGATGGTGTAACCCTTGTTATTTCGCCACTTATTGCACTGATGAAAGATCAGGTAGACGGTTTAATTGCTAATGGTGTTAAAGCTGCTTACTTTAATAGCAGCCAGACTATAGAAGAACAACAACACATAATAGACAAAGTAGCTGATGCAGAACTCAAATTGCTTTACGTGGCTCCGGAGAGCTTACCGGGGTTGGAGAACATCCTGAAAGAAACATATATAAGTTGCATAGCTATCGATGAAGCCCATTGTATTTCATCATGGGGACACGATTTCAGGCCTTCATATCAACAACTGGGGTTCCTAAAAAAGCAACTTCCCCATACACCAATAATTGCTTTAACGGCAACCGCTGATAAAGCTACTCGTCAGGATATTTTGGAACAGATTGGCATTCCCCATGCAGACTCTTTTATTTCTTCTTTTGATCGTAAGAATATAGCTCTTGAAATACGCCCTGCTGACAAAAGGTCTCAACAGATCATTCGGTTTATAAAAAAGCGCCCTCATGAGGCCGGGATTATCTATTGCCTGAGCAGGAAAAGTACAGAGCAACTGGCAGAAACACTACAGAATAACGGTATTAGCTGTAGTGCTTATCATGCCGGACTTAGTTTTGATGAACGCAGCAAAGTACAGGAAGATTATCTTTTTGATAAGGTTCAGGTTATCTGTGCTACTGTAGCCTTTGGAATGGGGATCGATAAATCGAACGTACGCTGGATCATCCATTATAATATGCCTAAAAATTTAGAAGGCTATTACCAGGAAATAGGACGGGCGGGACGAGACGGGCTCAAGGCGCATGCGCTGCTTTTTCACAGCTATTCCGATGTGATACAATTGCGAAAGTTTGCCGAGGGAGCATCGAATGAAGATGTACAAATTGCCAAACTCGACAGAATGAAGCAGTTTACCGAAGCAAGCAGTTGCCGCAGAAAAATACTGCTAAGTTATTTTGGTGAGCTCCTAACTGAAAATTGTGATAATTGTGATGTATGTAAAAATCCTCCCAAATTTATAGACGGAACCGTTATAGCCCAAAAAGCACTCTCGACTATTGCCCGGGTAAAGGAAGACGAAGCCATCGGAAGTATTATCGATATACTGCGGGGAGCACGTAACGCCAATATACTCGAAAAACAGCTCGATAAAATAAAAACATATGGCATCGGAACTGATATAGCCTGGAGGGACTGGCAACAATACATTATTCAGCTTATAAATCAGGGGATGTGTGAAATTGCTTTTCACGAAAAAAACAATCTGAAACTTACCGAACTATCTAAAAAAGTACTTTTTAATAATGAAAAGGTCTGGCTGACACATCCTGTTACAATACAGGAAAACGTTCCTGAAAAAGTAACTAAAAAGAAGAAAGAAACCACCGCCAATAGTTTGTATGAGCGTTTGCGTAAACTTCGTTACGAAATTTCCCTGGAAGAGAATATTCCGGCTTATTTGATCTTTAATGATGCTACACTAAAAGAAATTGAAAGGGTACGTCCTGTGAGCGAAGAAGAATTTCTCACTATTAATGGGGTCGGCCAACGAAAACTTGAAGTTTATGGTGATATCTTTATTTCGGAAATCTTAGACTTCATGGGAAGCAAAATAAAAAAGCCAAGAAAAACAGATACCCATTTAAAGACCTATGAGCTTTACAAATCCGGTCTTACAATAGATGATATTGCAGTTAAACGCAAATTAAAGTCGACTACGGTTTACTCACATATCGCCAAACTATACGGTGACGGTAAAGACATCAACATATACGATTTTATAACGAAGAGTGAGGTTGATGCAGTTCGAAAAGCTAAAGGCGAACTGGAAGCTCCAACGGCACTGAAGCCTTATTACGAATATTTTGAAGCGCAAATGGATTACTTTAAAATCCGGTTGGCCTTAAGTGTTGTTGATAAAGATGATGAATAA
- a CDS encoding DUF2272 domain-containing protein: MASVQFSFSSEGDQDRSGIDNVSIEVKIPKFSFNIDRNQIYRYVSGHEIFLTSQDLDDTTYKVNLPLNQLVGGEISDIYGFFLYHFIDLLREERVNINDYSFKFIIATKDERHQVITTKEFEGIYYLKAPYSSDYDKRHYQDEYAKYLNTYGDINAKKKDALNIKGLSNLAEQYNRRVFIINKEAYELFKYYFDALYPERAISDRFVLDFIQILVNLNAEYPGFSDSEFSIEYAQLADFLKRTEYTINNEFFQFVKENFNELFDFPIEIPEIRPLAIGGHLEVITEDVLVQQDLDFYDLSVEFLQVTGSPKVLKYRWNEAEETIENNSIRFNFNENTPLFANNIAGLITVKVKGYDGAVLWEGKYNKGDSALPNLDIKIRKYPAATIEVDPQTGNPVSPKRLRGKVLQNGDKYDLNELTVIVQAKKEEDELYRIVASSTTDHSGNFSLNYPFGDYIRAQAMVSLMPNSPVDLLMNPADTNETISDDFIFLLLTDEDVVTTSGEGNEHDDCDCHSPKKAKRLPDQEDLINSDEYTQDIGGSCINLSTPNRTLREYSYNAIVRVTDPEVANYVLEKTARNGKIKYNLVGGRNTLDRREVGLNNPIRWEDAPDAKENLSMYQAVTVATGHILHYKSIFKADGYSLGDLVYSLPLAPGQKKQIVVFEASHSLTGAESQTISQGESLSAELISDRFITDQLSGGIDESMSGRSRAHTSGMSAGLGVGVSYGGIGASLGVAGGFSNSNSSASQNSSRNISQFFGEKLRQSLMQNAESYRELNASVVTTVTEGQDYGVTAETIANHNHCHSLTMMYFEVLRHYAIYQELSHVEECVFVPLLMTNFSTENIHKWKDILARNLKPIPSNTYLRTFSFLRRRHPLLKAFDANERIKTDYERVDFPEKTYADEVITEFSGYMKLNIHIPRPKTRFDRILSFPVIKTTVTTDAGIDVAGTIRENIKDSVVGAVVPCAAKGPTIKRNTTSTEVLTRGQIFDMFMTLDANYETVPPAKCIRVNFDGTNGINVFEDFIGIVFDGDAGPTDMDFFAGMEKEKKLWEAYAQVLDMDLQELFQYFNGNVIADWDRIFNEHIAPQIVSNLINDTAGGGGGRISVTPLGDIDLTEDKKYKGGNRILKYFIKDNGIPANTTRKSIEEITIDFSSPLTGEHHDLFFDFVTFKLHSIQINYRSDHHASTIVNRRLYNDLHDDVENINTPLNTLEKRNPRKEDVYLINELIEHLNSNLEHYNKILWANLDPDRRYMLLDGFNIQTYTSTGHTSVMRSLASVVKNELITVTGNSMVFPVADGYRVGRNNMLEEIGDNTFIETSLFDYYKPLTPTPPYRLSVPTRGVFMEAIQGNCDACEMVKENSSQDWDKFRTEEPTPIAPVVTPTPVVTDYKPEYKDFATPMVNIQNAPDAPAPAAGLSQLSELLGKSDVFKDITGLSGNQDNVMRTYLSNQENAKAFAEMAKSLATQQHNTQNSQSIADGISQARRDGNISNEDAQNLTRQHLQQQIDGGESARETQQFEREQNRPSLSRSASEAISRGQSVQAQRTDADGTHESIQVRPSEGLQPVNVNYQIEGIVQPSMGCWATVATMMMNWKLRSSNPIREVLRMAGDRLTPPDENYYVTMFDNATGLAASEKNQFIAALNMTAMPPASYTLRQYYEWLSDYGPLWVTIDADSSEGFSPHALLLFGMEGDLNNPEDVTFKFINPADGQEQFEYFDDFIEMFEQMVTDNSGDLFLQIVRFTDRIPQLSEGQSPTVSWMPGVPSDMSAFKEALKNKALSEYEFWHDGGTHTGNAFWETESHVEERLRNYWLACYDTNDTGTATTAFTTALANARISSRGAWSAAFIGYLVQEAGITSNSVFVRSQRHVDFIAKAILNKENNNRRNPFWGYRIDQYAPEVGDIVGRSTAVNYDDVVNRSNREVRRASSHTDIVVEKTEEYITVIGGNLEVDSIQTDKQADGSWTNRITPAALVNVSVGKRRIYLDADGKIDPARIWQIYNNDTAASNFDSRVQYTGSQNQYFVVIKTRTAP, translated from the coding sequence ATGGCTTCAGTTCAATTTAGTTTTTCGTCAGAAGGGGATCAGGATCGATCAGGGATCGATAATGTATCGATAGAAGTGAAGATCCCTAAATTTTCATTCAACATCGATCGAAATCAGATATACAGATATGTTAGTGGACACGAAATATTTCTGACGTCTCAGGATTTAGATGATACGACTTACAAAGTGAATCTGCCGTTAAATCAATTGGTCGGTGGTGAGATAAGCGATATCTACGGCTTCTTTCTGTACCACTTTATAGACCTACTAAGAGAGGAAAGAGTGAATATTAACGATTATTCGTTTAAATTCATTATTGCCACCAAAGATGAACGGCATCAGGTAATTACGACAAAAGAATTCGAAGGGATCTATTATTTAAAGGCTCCCTATTCTTCAGATTATGATAAAAGACATTACCAGGATGAATATGCCAAATATTTAAATACTTACGGGGATATTAATGCTAAAAAGAAAGATGCTCTTAATATAAAAGGGCTTTCAAATCTTGCCGAACAGTATAACAGGCGGGTTTTTATCATCAATAAGGAAGCTTATGAGCTTTTTAAATACTATTTCGATGCTTTGTATCCCGAAAGGGCCATTTCAGACAGGTTCGTATTGGACTTCATCCAGATTCTTGTTAATCTTAACGCTGAATATCCCGGCTTTTCAGATAGCGAATTCAGTATCGAATATGCCCAGTTGGCCGATTTCCTCAAAAGGACCGAATATACCATCAATAACGAATTTTTTCAGTTTGTAAAAGAAAATTTCAACGAGCTCTTTGATTTCCCCATTGAAATTCCTGAGATCAGGCCGTTAGCTATTGGCGGACACCTGGAAGTAATTACAGAAGACGTATTGGTTCAGCAAGATTTGGACTTCTATGATCTTTCTGTCGAATTCCTGCAGGTAACCGGCAGCCCCAAAGTATTAAAATACAGGTGGAATGAAGCGGAAGAAACTATTGAAAACAATAGTATTCGCTTTAATTTTAATGAAAACACCCCGTTGTTTGCCAATAATATAGCAGGCTTGATTACAGTAAAGGTAAAAGGATATGACGGAGCGGTGTTATGGGAGGGAAAATACAATAAAGGAGATTCAGCACTCCCGAACCTGGATATAAAAATACGCAAATACCCGGCAGCAACCATAGAAGTGGACCCGCAAACCGGAAACCCCGTAAGTCCCAAACGCTTACGGGGGAAGGTTTTGCAGAATGGAGATAAATACGATCTGAATGAACTTACAGTCATCGTCCAGGCTAAAAAAGAAGAGGATGAGCTCTATCGGATCGTAGCTTCATCAACTACCGATCATTCCGGAAATTTTTCTTTAAACTATCCTTTTGGAGACTATATCCGGGCACAGGCCATGGTATCTTTGATGCCCAACAGTCCTGTCGATCTTCTTATGAATCCGGCTGATACGAATGAAACCATTTCAGACGATTTTATTTTTCTCCTTTTAACCGACGAAGATGTAGTAACGACCAGTGGGGAAGGCAATGAACACGATGATTGTGATTGCCATTCTCCCAAAAAGGCAAAGCGGTTACCCGACCAGGAAGATCTGATCAATTCAGACGAATATACGCAGGATATAGGAGGATCATGCATTAACCTGTCTACCCCCAACCGTACCTTACGCGAATATAGTTATAACGCTATTGTAAGGGTAACGGATCCGGAAGTGGCTAATTACGTCCTCGAGAAAACAGCACGGAACGGAAAAATAAAATATAATCTTGTCGGAGGGAGAAATACGCTGGATAGAAGAGAAGTAGGACTCAATAACCCGATCCGTTGGGAAGATGCACCTGATGCCAAGGAAAATTTATCAATGTACCAGGCGGTAACGGTAGCTACCGGACATATCCTCCATTATAAGTCTATATTCAAGGCAGACGGATATTCTTTGGGCGACCTGGTTTATTCATTGCCATTGGCGCCCGGGCAGAAAAAGCAAATTGTTGTTTTTGAAGCCTCACATTCCCTTACGGGAGCTGAATCACAAACCATTTCGCAAGGCGAAAGTTTATCGGCCGAACTGATCAGTGATCGCTTTATTACCGATCAGTTAAGTGGGGGAATTGACGAAAGTATGAGCGGCAGGAGCAGGGCACATACGTCTGGTATGTCTGCCGGATTGGGAGTTGGGGTTTCTTATGGTGGAATCGGAGCTTCTTTAGGGGTTGCAGGAGGGTTTTCGAACTCAAACTCATCAGCATCTCAAAACAGTTCCCGGAATATTTCACAGTTTTTTGGTGAAAAACTCCGGCAATCGCTGATGCAGAATGCTGAAAGTTATCGTGAGCTGAACGCATCTGTAGTTACTACAGTAACAGAAGGACAGGATTATGGGGTTACTGCTGAAACTATTGCCAATCACAATCACTGTCATTCATTAACGATGATGTACTTTGAAGTACTGAGGCATTATGCTATTTATCAGGAGCTTTCTCATGTAGAAGAATGCGTGTTTGTACCCTTGCTGATGACCAATTTCTCGACAGAGAATATACATAAATGGAAAGATATTCTGGCCCGGAACCTTAAGCCGATACCTTCAAATACCTATTTGAGGACATTTTCATTTTTACGCCGGCGACATCCGCTATTAAAAGCTTTTGATGCCAATGAGCGTATAAAAACCGATTATGAGCGGGTTGATTTTCCTGAGAAAACATATGCAGACGAAGTTATTACGGAGTTTTCCGGATACATGAAATTAAATATTCACATTCCAAGGCCAAAAACCAGGTTTGACAGAATATTGTCGTTTCCGGTTATCAAGACAACCGTCACTACTGATGCCGGAATTGACGTAGCAGGAACCATAAGGGAAAATATCAAGGATTCCGTTGTCGGAGCGGTTGTTCCTTGTGCCGCCAAAGGCCCGACCATAAAACGCAATACAACATCAACAGAAGTATTAACCCGGGGCCAGATCTTTGATATGTTTATGACCTTAGATGCTAATTACGAAACCGTACCTCCGGCAAAATGTATCAGGGTAAATTTTGATGGCACGAATGGTATTAATGTATTTGAAGATTTTATAGGGATTGTCTTTGATGGTGATGCAGGACCTACAGACATGGATTTCTTTGCCGGGATGGAAAAAGAAAAGAAGCTCTGGGAAGCCTATGCGCAGGTATTGGACATGGATTTACAGGAATTGTTTCAGTATTTCAACGGTAATGTAATAGCTGACTGGGACCGGATCTTTAACGAGCATATAGCCCCCCAGATTGTCAGTAATCTTATAAACGACACTGCAGGGGGCGGGGGTGGACGAATATCCGTCACTCCGTTAGGGGATATCGACCTAACAGAAGATAAGAAATATAAGGGAGGAAACAGGATTCTTAAATATTTTATCAAAGATAATGGGATTCCGGCCAATACTACCCGAAAATCAATTGAGGAGATAACGATTGACTTTTCTTCTCCGCTAACCGGAGAGCATCATGATCTGTTTTTCGATTTTGTTACATTTAAGCTCCATAGCATCCAGATCAACTACCGTAGCGATCATCATGCTTCAACTATAGTAAACAGGCGACTTTATAACGATCTGCACGATGATGTCGAAAATATAAACACCCCTCTAAATACACTGGAAAAAAGAAACCCGCGAAAAGAAGATGTATATCTGATTAATGAGCTTATCGAACACCTTAACAGCAATTTAGAGCACTACAATAAGATATTATGGGCTAATTTAGACCCGGACAGACGTTATATGCTGCTGGATGGATTTAATATCCAGACCTATACATCAACCGGGCATACATCTGTGATGCGGAGTCTGGCTTCGGTGGTTAAGAATGAATTGATTACTGTTACGGGAAATTCTATGGTATTTCCTGTTGCTGACGGATATAGGGTGGGACGTAACAATATGCTCGAAGAAATAGGAGATAATACCTTTATAGAAACCTCCCTGTTTGATTACTACAAGCCACTGACGCCTACACCTCCATACCGGTTGAGCGTCCCGACCAGAGGGGTATTCATGGAGGCCATACAGGGTAATTGTGATGCCTGTGAAATGGTAAAAGAGAATTCATCACAGGACTGGGATAAATTCAGGACGGAAGAACCAACCCCGATTGCTCCGGTGGTAACACCGACTCCGGTAGTTACAGATTATAAGCCCGAGTATAAGGATTTTGCAACCCCTATGGTAAATATTCAGAATGCTCCGGATGCACCGGCGCCGGCAGCTGGCTTATCGCAGCTTTCAGAACTGTTAGGAAAATCAGATGTATTTAAAGATATTACCGGTTTATCCGGTAACCAGGATAATGTGATGCGGACCTATTTGTCTAATCAGGAAAATGCAAAGGCATTTGCAGAAATGGCCAAGAGCCTGGCTACACAACAGCATAACACACAAAATTCTCAAAGTATTGCAGATGGCATATCGCAAGCACGACGTGATGGTAACATAAGTAATGAAGATGCTCAAAACTTAACGAGACAGCATTTACAGCAACAAATTGACGGAGGAGAAAGCGCCAGAGAAACACAACAGTTTGAGCGGGAACAAAACCGTCCGTCATTGTCGAGATCGGCTTCAGAAGCTATCAGCAGAGGGCAATCTGTCCAGGCACAACGCACGGATGCGGACGGTACCCACGAATCGATTCAGGTCCGACCGTCAGAAGGGTTGCAACCCGTGAATGTCAATTATCAGATAGAGGGCATTGTACAACCCAGTATGGGATGTTGGGCAACAGTAGCAACCATGATGATGAATTGGAAATTAAGATCGTCAAATCCAATTCGGGAAGTATTACGCATGGCGGGAGATCGTTTAACGCCGCCTGATGAAAACTATTATGTAACGATGTTTGATAATGCTACGGGACTGGCGGCCTCTGAAAAAAATCAGTTTATTGCCGCATTGAATATGACAGCGATGCCACCTGCAAGCTATACCCTTCGTCAGTACTATGAATGGCTAAGCGATTACGGTCCGCTTTGGGTTACCATTGACGCCGATAGTTCGGAAGGTTTCTCTCCTCATGCATTGTTATTGTTCGGGATGGAAGGAGACCTGAACAATCCGGAAGATGTAACTTTTAAGTTTATTAATCCAGCCGACGGTCAGGAACAATTTGAATATTTTGATGATTTTATCGAAATGTTCGAGCAAATGGTTACGGATAATTCAGGCGATTTGTTTTTGCAGATCGTAAGGTTTACAGACCGCATCCCCCAGCTTTCCGAGGGGCAGAGTCCGACTGTCAGCTGGATGCCGGGAGTACCTTCTGATATGAGTGCTTTTAAGGAAGCTTTGAAAAACAAGGCATTAAGTGAATATGAATTCTGGCACGACGGAGGAACACATACAGGAAATGCTTTTTGGGAAACGGAAAGCCATGTGGAAGAACGATTAAGGAACTATTGGCTGGCATGTTATGATACCAATGATACAGGAACTGCTACCACGGCCTTTACCACAGCCCTTGCAAATGCAAGAATAAGCTCAAGGGGGGCATGGAGTGCTGCATTTATCGGGTACCTTGTTCAGGAAGCGGGCATAACAAGCAATTCCGTTTTTGTACGGTCACAACGCCATGTGGATTTTATAGCTAAAGCCATTTTGAATAAGGAAAATAATAACAGAAGAAATCCTTTCTGGGGTTACCGGATTGATCAATATGCCCCGGAGGTTGGCGATATTGTCGGTAGAAGTACAGCGGTTAACTATGATGATGTGGTGAACCGTTCGAACCGGGAAGTAAGACGTGCATCGTCACATACCGACATCGTAGTAGAAAAAACAGAAGAATATATTACCGTTATAGGGGGGAACCTAGAAGTAGATTCTATACAAACGGATAAACAGGCAGACGGTTCCTGGACGAATAGAATAACACCTGCTGCCCTGGTAAATGTAAGTGTAGGGAAACGAAGAATATATCTGGATGCGGACGGGAAGATCGATCCGGCCAGAATATGGCAGATATACAATAACGACACCGCAGCAAGTAATTTTGACAGCAGGGTACAGTACACCGGATCACAAAATCAGTACTTTGTTGTTATTAAAACCCGTACGGCTCCATAG